One Streptomyces sp. L2 genomic window carries:
- a CDS encoding rod shape-determining protein: MTVSLEQLRRCHFGVDLGAARTRVYVKGAGLVVDQPSVAAVNTRTGALIAVGEFAQKMTGRTPHYIRVVRPVSGGTVVDIEMAQRMLRHLLGDKMRRALRRKPRLRAAACTPHDADPLAQRAAVETLVGLGARRVELVDTLIAAAVGCGLPVERPEATMIMVCGAAATQVAVLSLGSIVTAERIPVGGEAVDHAIVQHLRHAHALTLPSQSVRPLHVALSGNGLTPHGPVSTEIHGRDVATGLPRSVRVDTAAVRNAIQTPLTSILDGIGKVLRDCPPDLVADLADRGIMMVGGSALLPGLDHMLREATGIPVHIAERPELCAVEGLGAMLDGRIEPLTLSPLAAERPGSRWGSQRGSR, from the coding sequence GTGACCGTCAGTCTGGAGCAGTTGCGCCGCTGCCACTTCGGTGTCGACCTGGGCGCGGCCCGCACCCGGGTGTATGTGAAGGGCGCCGGTCTCGTCGTCGACCAGCCCTCGGTCGCGGCGGTGAACACCCGTACCGGGGCGCTGATCGCGGTGGGCGAGTTCGCGCAGAAGATGACGGGGCGGACGCCGCACTACATCAGGGTGGTGCGGCCCGTGTCCGGCGGCACGGTCGTCGACATCGAGATGGCCCAGCGGATGCTGCGGCACCTGCTGGGCGACAAGATGCGCCGGGCGCTGCGCCGCAAGCCACGGCTGCGGGCGGCGGCGTGCACGCCGCACGACGCGGATCCGCTGGCCCAGCGGGCGGCGGTGGAGACGCTGGTGGGACTCGGGGCGCGGCGGGTGGAGCTGGTGGACACGCTGATCGCGGCGGCGGTGGGGTGCGGGCTGCCGGTGGAGCGGCCCGAGGCCACCATGATCATGGTGTGCGGGGCGGCCGCGACGCAGGTCGCGGTGCTGTCGCTGGGGTCGATCGTGACGGCCGAGCGGATTCCGGTGGGCGGGGAGGCGGTCGATCACGCGATCGTGCAACACCTGCGGCACGCACACGCGTTGACGCTGCCCAGCCAGTCGGTACGGCCGCTGCACGTGGCGCTGTCCGGGAACGGGCTGACCCCGCACGGGCCGGTCTCGACGGAGATCCACGGCCGGGACGTCGCCACGGGGCTGCCCCGCAGTGTGCGGGTGGACACCGCCGCCGTGCGCAACGCCATCCAGACGCCGCTGACGTCCATCCTGGACGGGATCGGCAAGGTGCTGCGGGACTGCCCGCCCGACCTGGTGGCCGATCTCGCCGACCGGGGGATCATGATGGTCGGCGGTTCCGCGCTGCTGCCGGGCCTGGACCACATGCTGCGCGAGGCGACGGGTATCCCGGTGCACATCGCGGAGCGGCCCGAACTGTGCGCCGTGGAGGGGCTGGGCGCCATGCTGGACGGCAGGATCGAACCGCTGACGCTGAGTCCGCTGGCGGCCGAGCGGCCGGGGTCGCGCTGGGGGTCTCAGCGGGGTTCGAGGTAG